In a genomic window of Flammeovirga agarivorans:
- a CDS encoding SdpI family protein, which yields MKTLKKDLLLLLVVIAPMAYTAFIWDKLPEKVPMHWNVYGEVDRYGERSELAALVVILPLISYLLFLVIPYIDPKKRIKEMGGKYNSLNWIITGTMSWISFMIIYHAINESTNLGSGIFIGIGIMIMLLGNYFKTIRPNYFVGIRTPWTLESDQVWKETHALSGKIWMVGGVVLILTALIPNKIISFTLFMLTIAVIVIIPFVYSYRRYKKEMELKHE from the coding sequence ATGAAAACTCTAAAAAAAGACTTGCTATTGCTCTTAGTTGTTATCGCTCCTATGGCGTATACCGCTTTTATATGGGATAAATTACCAGAAAAAGTACCAATGCATTGGAATGTTTATGGAGAAGTAGATCGATATGGAGAAAGATCAGAATTAGCAGCATTAGTGGTGATATTACCATTGATCTCTTACTTATTATTTTTAGTAATACCCTATATAGATCCAAAGAAGAGAATTAAGGAAATGGGAGGGAAGTATAACTCTTTGAATTGGATTATTACAGGAACGATGTCGTGGATTTCATTTATGATTATTTATCATGCAATCAATGAATCAACAAACCTTGGTAGTGGTATTTTTATTGGTATCGGAATTATGATTATGCTGCTTGGAAATTACTTCAAGACCATTAGGCCTAATTACTTTGTTGGAATCCGTACACCTTGGACCTTAGAAAGTGATCAGGTGTGGAAAGAAACTCATGCATTATCAGGTAAAATATGGATGGTAGGAGGAGTAGTTTTGATACTCACAGCTTTAATTCCTAATAAAATAATAAGCTTTACTCTGTTTATGTTAACTATCGCAGTTATTGTAATTATCCCTTTTGTTTATTCTTACCGCAGATATAAAAAAGAAATGGAATTGAAGCATGAATAA
- a CDS encoding Dph6-related ATP pyrophosphatase, translated as MKRALFQWSGGKDSSFALFKAMKEWNIEGLFTSLSAEFKRISMHGVREELLDLQAESIGLPLHKMFLEEDATHDTYDRELAVHLKPFINDGIKDLILGDIYLEDLRKYREDQMGAIGLTCNFPLWGGDTHQLFKDFVDAGFKAVTVAVNDELGEKFIGRTLDMDFYNELPDGVDPCGEKGEFHTFVYDGPIFSKPIPFKIGDKLVREYNYKDADGNHIHSKFHFCDLEMK; from the coding sequence ATGAAAAGAGCACTATTTCAATGGAGTGGGGGAAAAGATTCGTCATTTGCATTGTTTAAGGCCATGAAAGAGTGGAATATCGAAGGATTATTCACATCATTATCAGCAGAATTCAAAAGAATAAGTATGCATGGTGTAAGAGAAGAACTGCTGGATTTACAGGCAGAATCTATCGGTTTGCCATTGCATAAAATGTTTTTAGAAGAAGATGCCACTCACGACACTTATGATAGAGAATTAGCGGTTCACCTTAAACCTTTTATTAACGATGGAATCAAAGACCTTATTTTAGGTGATATCTATTTAGAAGATTTGCGAAAGTACAGAGAGGACCAAATGGGAGCAATTGGTTTAACATGTAATTTTCCATTATGGGGAGGCGATACTCATCAGTTGTTTAAAGATTTTGTAGATGCAGGCTTTAAAGCGGTAACAGTAGCTGTAAATGATGAGTTGGGTGAGAAATTTATTGGAAGAACATTGGACATGGACTTTTATAATGAACTTCCTGACGGTGTAGATCCTTGTGGAGAAAAAGGAGAGTTTCACACCTTTGTTTACGATGGACCTATCTTTTCAAAACCTATTCCATTTAAAATTGGAGATAAGTTGGTAAGAGAATACAATTACAAAGATGCAGACGGAAATCATATTCATTCCAAATTTCATTTTTGTGATTTAGAAATGAAATAA
- a CDS encoding 1-acyl-sn-glycerol-3-phosphate acyltransferase produces the protein MNLGLYSVVKNLIKYLYLKFVFYKIEKNGWENIPDNKPIIFAVTHPLMYVDAVVLGCSFNRPLHFITKSTVFNTKFKRWLFGKMNMIPVVRKQDGPKGGKFSNKDMFINCIKTLEQNNCILIFSEGTSIWERKLRELKTGTARIALEAENENDFNLGVHIVPVALNYTYVTSYFPSVSIDVAPAIEVNQHKEQFKENPSLVAKEITTTIRERILERYFTIEDSSHEDLIKDAVVMYNETPKEGWSRKNSLKKYFDRLIAAEHIIQNTKDQSTLNALKENIINYNHQLKKRKIQDFSLWKTRVSWTAPITLLLRMVLHLVVLPIQASSWLFNYFPYKFSKFLAQKTSKEVEVWGANLIVFLAFFFSITYVITIGVIHYFYPLSWWVRIVLLVLFPFFTYVSFFMHETQKKLFSDVRLAYLSYNKKNEFNSIATLRERIISNINTIIDATEDEEKV, from the coding sequence ATGAACCTTGGATTATATTCTGTTGTAAAGAATTTAATCAAGTACTTGTATCTGAAATTTGTATTCTACAAAATTGAGAAGAACGGTTGGGAAAATATTCCCGATAACAAACCTATTATCTTTGCTGTAACACATCCTCTTATGTATGTGGATGCTGTGGTACTTGGTTGTTCTTTTAATAGACCGCTACACTTTATTACCAAATCAACTGTTTTCAATACAAAATTTAAAAGATGGCTGTTTGGTAAAATGAACATGATCCCTGTAGTTAGAAAACAAGATGGCCCTAAGGGAGGAAAGTTTTCCAATAAAGACATGTTTATCAATTGTATAAAAACGTTAGAGCAGAACAATTGTATCCTAATATTTTCTGAAGGCACTAGTATTTGGGAAAGAAAACTAAGAGAATTAAAGACGGGGACAGCTAGAATCGCTTTAGAAGCTGAAAATGAGAATGATTTTAATCTAGGTGTTCATATCGTACCTGTCGCCTTAAATTATACTTATGTTACGTCTTATTTCCCTAGTGTTTCCATTGATGTAGCTCCTGCTATAGAAGTAAATCAACACAAAGAGCAATTCAAGGAAAATCCATCCTTAGTGGCTAAGGAAATCACCACAACAATTAGAGAACGTATTCTTGAGCGATATTTTACGATTGAAGATTCATCACATGAAGATTTAATTAAAGATGCTGTTGTGATGTATAATGAAACGCCTAAAGAAGGATGGTCTAGGAAAAACTCATTAAAAAAGTATTTTGATCGATTGATTGCCGCCGAGCATATCATCCAAAATACTAAAGATCAATCCACTTTAAATGCTTTAAAAGAAAACATTATAAACTACAATCATCAGCTTAAAAAAAGGAAAATACAAGATTTTAGTTTGTGGAAAACGAGAGTAAGCTGGACCGCTCCCATTACTTTATTGCTAAGAATGGTGCTTCATCTTGTTGTATTGCCTATCCAAGCAAGTAGTTGGTTATTTAATTATTTTCCTTATAAGTTTAGCAAGTTTTTAGCTCAAAAAACATCTAAAGAGGTAGAAGTTTGGGGAGCAAATTTGATTGTCTTCTTGGCTTTCTTTTTTAGTATTACTTACGTAATTACTATTGGAGTAATCCATTACTTTTATCCGTTATCTTGGTGGGTTAGAATTGTGCTACTAGTACTTTTCCCTTTCTTTACTTATGTATCTTTCTTTATGCATGAAACACAGAAAAAACTATTTTCTGATGTACGCTTAGCATATTTGTCATACAATAAAAAGAATGAATTTAACTCCATCGCTACTTTAAGAGAAAGGATTATTTCCAATATTAATACCATTATTGATGCCACTGAAGATGAAGAAAAAGTATAA
- a CDS encoding exonuclease domain-containing protein, giving the protein MEFTAIDFETAHGARWSICQVGIVKVKNGVIVDRYESLIRPPDNRYHSFNTSIHGITPEMTIDAPSFYQVWDEIIPYIEGQLIVAHNAGFDVSALEQTLELYDIDIPVFDYDCTYKRTGVALDDVCYTFGWELKHHDALADAEACAKLYIELHRERELPVFEKNPFKKKKGTNPFRTQLSGDILKPDFENADPESPFYKQKVVITGLFNQWERYELAYKLKGLGAKINTNISGQTNMVLVGSDPGPSKLKKVDMYNQQGKHIQKLNEQDIKEIFEVLEE; this is encoded by the coding sequence ATGGAATTTACAGCAATCGACTTTGAAACGGCACATGGTGCTAGGTGGAGTATTTGTCAGGTAGGTATAGTAAAAGTAAAAAATGGGGTTATTGTTGACCGATACGAATCATTAATTCGTCCGCCAGATAACCGATACCATTCTTTTAATACATCTATACATGGTATTACACCAGAAATGACAATAGATGCCCCTAGCTTCTATCAGGTTTGGGATGAAATCATCCCATACATTGAAGGTCAGTTGATTGTTGCCCATAATGCTGGTTTTGATGTAAGTGCTTTAGAACAAACATTGGAATTATACGATATTGACATTCCCGTTTTTGACTACGACTGTACTTACAAAAGAACAGGAGTAGCATTGGATGATGTTTGCTATACCTTCGGTTGGGAGTTAAAACACCATGATGCTTTGGCAGATGCAGAAGCATGTGCTAAATTGTATATAGAATTACACAGGGAAAGAGAATTACCTGTATTCGAAAAAAATCCATTTAAAAAGAAAAAAGGTACGAATCCATTCAGAACTCAATTGTCTGGAGATATCTTAAAACCTGATTTTGAAAATGCAGATCCAGAGAGTCCTTTCTACAAACAGAAAGTAGTCATTACTGGACTTTTTAACCAATGGGAACGCTACGAACTAGCTTATAAATTAAAAGGGCTAGGTGCAAAAATAAATACGAATATTTCTGGTCAGACCAATATGGTATTGGTAGGGAGCGATCCTGGACCTAGTAAGCTAAAAAAAGTGGATATGTACAACCAACAAGGTAAACATATCCAAAAATTAAATGAGCAAGACATCAAAGAAATTTTTGAAGTCTTAGAAGAGTAA
- a CDS encoding autorepressor SdpR family transcription factor: protein MNQIFKALNDQTRRDIIEMLKEKDMNAGEIANAFNISKPSISHHLDILKRADLIVGVKKGQFVEYSLNTTIVEELLSWVLTLKK, encoded by the coding sequence ATGAATCAGATTTTCAAAGCATTAAATGATCAGACGAGAAGAGATATCATTGAAATGCTGAAAGAAAAAGATATGAATGCTGGTGAAATTGCTAATGCGTTTAATATTTCAAAACCGAGCATATCTCATCATTTAGATATACTTAAAAGAGCAGATCTTATTGTGGGGGTAAAGAAAGGTCAGTTTGTTGAATATTCTTTGAACACTACAATTGTGGAGGAGCTGCTTTCCTGGGTGCTTACACTTAAAAAATAA
- a CDS encoding TerD family protein produces MGINLSKGGKFNLSKDSSSLDKIMLGLGWDLIPGNTLDLDASVFMINNKGKIPADEFFVFFNNLKSPDQSIEHTGDNRTGKGDGDDEMILAHLSKISDVIDELIFVVTIHNSEVLRHHFGMLQNAYIRIVDIDTHREICRYDLDKKNFDKFTDMEFGRLKRVNNEWNFIASGSGSKIGLQGYVDQYTT; encoded by the coding sequence ATGGGTATCAACCTCTCAAAAGGCGGTAAATTCAATCTTTCTAAAGATTCTTCCTCATTAGATAAAATTATGTTAGGGTTAGGTTGGGATTTGATTCCAGGCAATACCTTAGATTTGGATGCATCTGTATTCATGATCAATAATAAAGGAAAGATCCCTGCTGATGAATTTTTCGTTTTCTTTAATAACCTAAAATCACCCGACCAAAGTATTGAACACACAGGAGATAACAGAACCGGTAAGGGTGATGGAGATGATGAAATGATTCTTGCTCATCTATCAAAAATTTCAGATGTCATTGACGAACTTATCTTTGTAGTAACCATTCATAATTCAGAAGTATTGAGGCACCACTTTGGAATGCTTCAGAATGCTTACATTCGAATTGTAGATATTGACACACACAGAGAAATTTGTCGCTATGACTTAGATAAAAAGAATTTCGATAAGTTTACTGATATGGAATTTGGTAGGCTTAAACGAGTAAATAACGAATGGAATTTCATTGCTTCTGGAAGTGGCTCAAAAATTGGTTTACAAGGTTATGTAGATCAATATACTACCTAA
- a CDS encoding TerD family protein has product MELSKSSGISLKKGSKISLLKDDGGKLEYLRVGVNWGAIQGKALFGLINHQVNVDLDASISAFDREMNEIYTVYYNELVSPDGAVTHTGDDLVGDAGEDDGLDNETIQIHLNEVQPDVDQIFLYLNSYKKQDFATIPFAEVRMYTKNDVLATFNMASNPDYAGYVSMIMGRLYKIEGNWKFEALGEPIQSKDIEGTITYLQIKFG; this is encoded by the coding sequence ATGGAACTGAGTAAAAGTTCTGGAATCTCTCTGAAGAAAGGAAGTAAAATTTCCTTGCTAAAAGATGATGGCGGTAAACTAGAATACCTACGCGTAGGTGTAAACTGGGGAGCTATTCAAGGTAAAGCACTATTTGGACTTATCAACCATCAGGTAAATGTAGATTTAGATGCATCTATTAGTGCTTTTGATAGAGAGATGAATGAAATTTATACTGTCTATTACAATGAACTTGTATCGCCTGACGGTGCTGTCACACATACAGGAGATGACTTAGTGGGTGATGCAGGAGAAGATGATGGATTAGACAACGAAACCATTCAGATTCATCTTAATGAAGTACAACCGGATGTAGATCAGATTTTCTTATATCTTAACTCTTACAAAAAGCAAGATTTTGCCACTATCCCTTTTGCAGAAGTAAGAATGTATACAAAAAATGATGTATTGGCCACATTCAATATGGCATCTAATCCGGATTATGCAGGCTACGTTTCAATGATTATGGGTAGACTGTATAAGATTGAAGGTAACTGGAAGTTTGAAGCACTAGGTGAACCGATCCAATCGAAGGATATTGAAGGGACGATCACTTATTTACAGATAAAATTCGGATAA
- a CDS encoding patatin-like phospholipase family protein, producing MKKKYKLGLVLSGGGAKGLAHIGVLFYLKELGIVPDAIAGTSAGSMVAAMYAYGTPLTQMHNFFHETDLFQWKARGFFRNNFSVKGIVDPRSFKDQLQKMIPHDDFSKTQKDLYVVATNMQTAEEKVFTSGSITEAVLASSAYPFVFAPVEIDGAIYSDGGILNHFPVDVLREQCEKIIGVYVSPIRVYEKDELQNVQQIALRAMSLKGDKAELAKLNDCDIAIFPQDLIKFSTFDTDSKKLYDIVEIGYEEAEKHHDKLIHLRKELQQ from the coding sequence ATGAAGAAAAAGTATAAACTAGGATTAGTTCTGTCTGGAGGAGGAGCTAAAGGGTTAGCCCATATTGGTGTTTTATTTTACTTAAAAGAGTTGGGAATTGTACCTGATGCTATTGCAGGAACTAGTGCAGGCTCTATGGTTGCTGCCATGTATGCTTATGGCACTCCATTAACGCAGATGCATAATTTCTTTCATGAAACGGACTTATTTCAATGGAAGGCAAGAGGTTTCTTTAGAAATAATTTTAGCGTAAAAGGAATTGTAGACCCTCGATCTTTTAAAGATCAGCTTCAAAAAATGATTCCTCATGATGACTTCTCCAAAACACAAAAAGACCTTTATGTTGTAGCAACCAATATGCAAACTGCCGAGGAAAAAGTCTTCACATCAGGGTCTATTACAGAAGCTGTATTGGCCTCTAGTGCCTATCCCTTTGTTTTTGCTCCCGTTGAAATTGATGGTGCTATTTACAGTGATGGTGGTATCCTAAATCATTTTCCGGTAGATGTTTTGAGAGAACAATGTGAAAAAATTATTGGAGTATATGTCTCTCCTATTCGCGTTTACGAAAAAGATGAACTTCAAAATGTACAACAAATTGCATTGAGAGCGATGTCTTTAAAAGGTGACAAGGCCGAATTAGCGAAATTAAATGACTGTGATATAGCAATATTCCCTCAAGATTTGATTAAATTTAGCACATTCGACACCGATTCTAAGAAATTATATGATATCGTAGAAATCGGTTATGAGGAAGCGGAAAAACATCACGACAAATTGATTCACCTGAGAAAAGAATTACAGCAATAA
- a CDS encoding NmrA family NAD(P)-binding protein: protein MDIEKQNILITAPRSIISASVMHRAIRSDDFNVFTGQRSVISNKDVTFRTLDFHQAFTYRDALKDIDVVFLCVPDSYSSFDKIHYQNFIKACELSNIKKIVMSSIFNAQKTWYLPIGNVEKMLEESQLNYSIIRSTVFMQNLITYFKSDITKDQKLFVPNYQTKLNWIDALDVAKVILMAASDHQLFKNEIVTITGPQNKNFMEVTAKLTASLPFEIEHSNKLPTSLRGKSWKDKLILFFLPALILISKKVKPTNQFEEITGRPPRTLSEFIMRKLPELMPEKEKTKKLTLL, encoded by the coding sequence ATGGATATAGAAAAACAGAACATACTAATTACTGCCCCCAGGAGTATCATTAGTGCTTCGGTAATGCATAGAGCCATCAGAAGTGATGACTTTAATGTATTTACTGGACAGCGAAGTGTAATCTCCAATAAAGATGTTACGTTTAGAACTCTAGACTTTCATCAAGCCTTTACTTATCGAGATGCTTTAAAAGATATCGATGTAGTATTTCTGTGTGTGCCAGATTCTTACAGCTCATTTGATAAAATTCACTATCAAAACTTCATCAAAGCTTGTGAACTATCAAACATTAAAAAAATAGTGATGTCTTCTATTTTTAACGCCCAAAAAACATGGTATTTACCTATTGGGAATGTTGAAAAAATGCTAGAAGAAAGTCAGTTAAACTATAGTATAATCAGAAGTACGGTATTTATGCAGAACCTGATTACTTACTTTAAAAGTGACATCACAAAAGATCAAAAATTGTTTGTTCCTAACTATCAGACCAAGTTAAATTGGATTGATGCCTTAGATGTTGCAAAAGTGATATTAATGGCGGCGAGTGATCATCAATTGTTTAAAAATGAGATTGTAACTATCACTGGACCTCAGAATAAAAACTTTATGGAAGTGACGGCTAAACTTACCGCATCACTACCTTTTGAAATTGAACACAGCAATAAGTTACCGACCTCTTTAAGGGGAAAGTCTTGGAAAGATAAATTGATTTTATTTTTTCTTCCTGCATTGATTTTAATTTCTAAAAAAGTAAAGCCAACTAATCAATTTGAAGAAATTACAGGACGACCACCTCGAACATTAAGTGAGTTTATTATGAGAAAACTCCCCGAGTTGATGCCTGAAAAAGAGAAAACAAAAAAGCTTACATTACTGTAA
- the cysS gene encoding cysteine--tRNA ligase, protein MQPDLRKKLKVYNTLSRKKELFEPLNPPFVGMYVCGPTVYGDAHLGHARPAITFDVIFRYLKHQDLKVRYVRNITDVGHLVGDADEGEDKIAKKAKLEQIEPMEVVQYYTDRYHRDMDALNVLPPSIEPRATGHIIEQIEMIQKIMESGYAYESNGSVYFDVVKYNQDKEYGALSGRNIDEMLEGTRNLDGVSDKKNQVDFALWKKAEPEHIMRWNSPWSEGFPGWHLECSAMSAKYLGKHFDIHGGGMDLKFPHHEAEIAQSNACNHVEPAKYWLHNNLITINGQKMGKSLGNFITLEELFEGKHKLLEEAYSPMTIRFFILQAQYRSTLDFSNEALQAARKGYRKVMNGLRLAKSMKYTADESVEVNEKQAKNIESIINSIYRGMNDDFNTAVAMAGIFNLLKKINAVHAGNIPAAQLGEQAFNDMIYYYITFIEDVLGLKEETPDHFFSALEYILQDYAKAKEVRDYDKVDAIRAQLKDMGVVAKDTKNGVEWSYDEA, encoded by the coding sequence ATGCAACCAGATTTAAGAAAAAAACTAAAAGTTTATAACACACTTTCAAGAAAGAAAGAGCTTTTTGAACCTCTTAATCCTCCTTTCGTAGGAATGTATGTCTGTGGCCCTACCGTATACGGTGATGCACACTTAGGACATGCCCGTCCTGCCATTACCTTTGATGTTATCTTTAGATATTTAAAACACCAAGACCTTAAGGTACGCTATGTTCGTAATATTACTGATGTAGGACACTTGGTAGGTGATGCTGATGAAGGAGAAGATAAAATCGCTAAAAAAGCAAAGTTAGAACAAATTGAGCCTATGGAAGTGGTACAGTACTATACTGATCGTTACCACAGAGATATGGATGCTTTAAATGTTCTTCCTCCTAGTATCGAACCAAGAGCTACAGGCCACATTATCGAGCAAATAGAAATGATTCAAAAAATCATGGAATCAGGGTATGCTTATGAGTCTAATGGATCGGTCTATTTCGATGTTGTAAAATACAATCAAGACAAAGAGTACGGTGCTCTATCGGGTAGAAATATCGATGAAATGCTAGAGGGAACTCGTAACCTAGATGGTGTAAGTGATAAGAAAAACCAAGTGGATTTTGCACTTTGGAAAAAAGCTGAACCAGAGCACATTATGCGTTGGAATTCTCCATGGTCTGAGGGTTTCCCTGGGTGGCATCTAGAATGTTCTGCAATGTCTGCTAAGTACTTAGGCAAACATTTTGATATTCATGGGGGCGGAATGGATCTCAAGTTCCCACACCACGAAGCTGAAATTGCTCAGTCTAATGCTTGTAATCATGTAGAGCCTGCGAAGTATTGGTTACACAATAACCTCATTACGATCAACGGTCAGAAGATGGGTAAGTCTTTGGGTAACTTTATCACTTTAGAAGAGTTATTCGAAGGCAAACATAAGTTACTAGAGGAAGCTTATTCACCAATGACTATCCGTTTCTTTATTTTACAAGCACAATACCGTAGTACTTTAGACTTCTCTAATGAGGCACTTCAAGCTGCCCGCAAAGGATATAGAAAAGTAATGAACGGTCTTCGTTTAGCAAAAAGCATGAAATATACTGCTGACGAATCTGTGGAAGTAAATGAAAAACAGGCTAAAAATATTGAAAGCATTATCAACTCTATTTATAGAGGTATGAATGATGATTTTAATACTGCAGTAGCAATGGCGGGTATTTTCAATTTATTAAAGAAAATCAATGCTGTTCATGCGGGTAATATTCCTGCTGCTCAATTAGGAGAACAAGCTTTTAATGATATGATCTATTATTATATCACCTTTATTGAGGATGTACTAGGCTTGAAAGAGGAAACTCCTGATCACTTCTTCAGTGCTTTAGAATATATTCTTCAAGATTATGCGAAAGCAAAAGAAGTTCGAGACTATGATAAAGTGGATGCTATCCGCGCTCAGTTAAAAGACATGGGTGTAGTAGCTAAAGACACTAAAAATGGTGTAGAATGGTCTTATGACGAAGCTTAG